The Ostrinia nubilalis chromosome 17, ilOstNubi1.1, whole genome shotgun sequence genome contains a region encoding:
- the LOC135079715 gene encoding venom carboxylesterase-6-like, which produces MLYFHLIILLLTVKCSSSLCVEEGDSESDTLCVNVKGSKVLGRKLNTILERKLFAVFWDIPYAEAPLRELRFKQPREKYLKNGTLDCSQPRKKCACCYDEDCLYLTIYMPISYNQSRNLPVVVWADHNEVLQYPDFFIEEEVVVVVVTYRRFIFGFLNTGDEFAEGNMGAKDILMALKWIKRYIRSFNGDPNRITVAGFQSAATIVSSLILTPGAEGLFSRIIILGGSALSPADYRNYNFDVMNKLYWNLNGPFEKLNRTNLYQILANYSTSELMVASEDLFDSTEVRDSQRLINAFGPSIEVTKNTFMSKAPIEVYKARLTNNNVEVMIGYTSLEALVKLKGFIQNKKLLKYLNYNFQYLLPFEGTKDEYGSKRYRKIREKIMEFYFVNGTIGERSLRRYAKYVSDQVIYPLLRQARFQGDASCRNVYLFRFAFRGALNVAWDSSARHLNWSGATSGDEICYLFRCKSVGDVYNSAEASNERLFIKKIARLLANFAKCGDPTPVKEDEVLGNLKWEPLRRRASIRALNMGRRLKMADVPEQTRVNFWDQLKSELFSEKLPNVEL; this is translated from the exons ATGTTATATTTTCACCTAATTATTCTGCTTTTGACAGTAAAGTGTAGTAGTTCTCTATGTGTGGAAGAAGGAGATAGTGAGAGTGATACTTTGTGTGTTAATGTAAAAGGTAGTAAAGTTTTGGGAAGGAAATTAAACACAATTTTAGAGAGAAAACTTTTCGCTGTATTTTGGGACATACCATATGCCGAAGCTCCATTGCGTGAGTTAAGATTCAAG CAACcaagagaaaaatatttgaaaaacggaACCCTCGATTGTAGCCAACCACGGAAAAAATGCGCATGCTGCTATGATGAAGACTGCTTGTATTTAACTATTTATATGCCCATTTCTTATAATCAATCGAGGAACCTCCCCGTTGTTGTTTGGGCAGATCACAATGAAGTTTTGCAATACCCAGACTTTTTCATAGAAGAAGAAGTGGTAGTCGTCGTTGTTACTTACAGGCGATTTATTTTTGGTTTTCTAAATACCGGAGACGAATTTGCGGAAGGTAATATGGGTGCAAAAGATATCTTGATGGCACTGAAATGGATTAAAAGATACATTAGATCTTTTAATGGTGATCCAAATAGAATAACAGTGGCTGGATTCCAATCAGCGGCCACGATAGTGTCATCATTGATACTTACTCCAGGCGCAGAAGGTTTATTTTCCAGAATTATAATCCTAGGCGGTAGTGCCCTCTCACCTGCAGATTACAGAAACTATAATTTCGATGTTATGAACAAACTGTATTGGAATCTGAATGGACCGTTTGAAAAGTTGAATCGCACGAATCTTTACCAAATTCTAGCAAACTATTCTACTAGTGAACTGATGGTAGCCTCAGAAGATCTCTTTGACAGTACTGAAGTAAGAGACAGCCAAAGACTAATCAATGCCTTCGGTCCAAGTATCGAAGTGactaaaaacacatttatgaGTAAAGCACCGATAGAAGTGTACAAAGCTCGTCTAACAAACAATAACGTAGAAGTTATGATAGGATATACGAGTTTAGAGGCGCTGGTGAAATTGAAAGGTTTTATccaaaataaaaagcttttgaagtatttaaattataacTTCCAATATTTATTGCCGTTCGAAGGAACAAAGGACGAGTACGGATCAAAGCGCTATAGGAAGATAAGGGAGAAAATAATGGAGTTCTATTTCGTTAATGGCACCATTGGAGAAAGGAGCCTGAGACGATATGCAAAATATGTTTCGGATCAAGTGATTTATCCGTTGCTCCGCCAGGCGCGATTCCAGGGCGACGCGTCGTGTAGAAACGTCTACTTGTTTAGGTTTGCGTTCAGAGGCGCCTTGAATGTTGCTTGGGACTCTTCGGCGCGCCATTTAAATTGGTCTGGAGCGACGTCTGGGGACGAAATCTGCTACCTATTCAGATGTAAATCAGTCGGCGACGTGTACAATAGCGCCGAAGCGTCGAATGAAAGGCTCTTCATTAAGAAAATCGCGCGGTTATTGGCGAATTTCGCTAAATGCGG aGATCCGACGCCCGTGAAAGAAGATGAGGTTTTGGGAAATTTGAAATGGGAGCCTTTGCGAAGACGCGCGTCAATTAGAGCACTGAATATGGGTCGCAGACTTAAAATGGCCGACGTGCCGGAACAGACACGAGTGAACTTTTGGGATCAGTTAAAAAGTGAATTATTTTCGGAAAAACTTCCCAACGTGGAACTTTAA